The following are from one region of the Arachis duranensis cultivar V14167 chromosome 10, aradu.V14167.gnm2.J7QH, whole genome shotgun sequence genome:
- the LOC107468875 gene encoding cytochrome P450 78A5 — protein sequence MKYLPSLCSFSLISMFLALFSLGTNSPFESIFSSSFSLWSLLTLFLTTAFPLLAISLNYWLVPGGFAWRNYQKLYKDYEKIPGPMGWPILGTLPYMGSLAHRKLADMAVSLNAKRLMAVSLGSQPVIISSHPDTARQILCGSSFSDRPVKQSARLLMFERAIGFAPYGTYWHHLRKVAATHMFSPRSISGLESLRQEVADGMVERAWKEMEEKGVVEVRGILQEGSLNNVLESVFGSNNNSMSSKTREVLDEMVKEGYELISMFNWEDYFPFKFLDFYGVKRRCQKLAAKVNTVVGQIVENRKRSEDFVGQSDFLSALLSLPKEERFSDSDMVAILWEMIFRGTDTVAILLEWTMARLVLHPDIQTKARQEIDNCVGPNGHVQDTDIPNLPYLQAIVKEVLRMHPPGPLLSWARLAIHDVQIDKVLVPRGTTAMVNMWAIAHDSSVWEDPWDFNPERFMKEDVSVMGSDMRLAPFGAGRRVCPGKAMGLATVHLWLAKLLHHYIWVPVQPVDLSECLKLSNEMKNPLRCQVICR from the exons ATGAAGTACTTGCCATCATTGTGCTCATTTTCACTTATCTCCATGTTTCTCGCACTTTTTTCTCTTGGAACAAACTCACCATTTGAAAgcatcttctcttcttctttctctttatgGTCACTTCTTACTCTCTTTCTCACCACAGCCTTTCCTCTTCTTGCTATCTCCCTTAACTATTGGCTTGTCCCAGGAGGCTTTGCATGGAGAAACTACCAAAAACTTTACAAGGACTATGAAAAAATCCCTGGTCCTATGGGCTGGCCCATACTGGGGACTTTGCCCTACATGGGCTCCCTAGCCCATAGAAAACTCGCTGACATGGCCGTTTCGCTAAATGCGAAAAGACTCATGGCAGTGAGTTTAGGATCCCAACCTGTTATCATAAGCAGTCACCCTGACACCGCAAGACAAATTCTATGTGGTTCTAGTTTCTCAGATCGTCCAGTCAAACAATCAGCAAGGTTGCTAATGTTTGAGCGTGCCATAGGATTTGCACCCTATGGCACGTACTGGCACCACCTTCGCAAGGTGGCGGCCACGCACATGTTCTCTCCACGAAGTATTTCCGGCCTAGAGAGTCTCAGGCAAGAAGTGGCCGATGGAATGGTGGAGAGAGCATGGAAGGAGATGGAAGAGAAAGGGGTGGTAGAAGTTAGGGGAATATTGCAAGAAGGGTCTCTTAACAATGTTTTGGAGAGTGTGTTTGGTAGTAATAATAATTCTATGAGTTCAAAAACAAGAGAGGTTTTGGATGAAATGGTTAAAGAAGGGTATGAGTTGATTTCCATGTTCAACTGGGAAGATTATTTCCCTTTTAAGTTCTTAGACTTCTATGGAGTGAAAAGAAGGTGTCAAAAATTGGCGGCTAAGGTCAACACTGTGGTGGGTCAAATTGTTGAAAACAGAAAAAGATCTGAGGATTTTGTTGGACAGAGTGATTTTCTTAGCGCTTTGCTTTCTTTGCCCAAAGAAGAAAGGTTTAGTGATTCGGATATGGTGGCTATTTTGTGG GAAATGATATTCCGGGGAACAGATACAGTTGCTATACTCCTTGAATGGACCATGGCTAGGCTGGTGTTACACCCAGACATACAAACCAAAGCCCGCCAGGAGATCGACAATTGCGTGGGCCCGAACGGTCACGTGCAGGACACGGACATCCCAAATCTCCCTTACCTCCAAGCCATAGTGAAGGAGGTTCTCCGAATGCATCCACCAGGTCCATTGCTCTCATGGGCCCGGCTTGCAATCCATGATGTCCAGATAGACAAAGTTTTAGTGCCACGTGGCACAACTGCAATGGTCAACATGTGGGCGATAGCACATGACTCATCTGTATGGGAAGATCCATGGGATTTTAACCCCGAAAGATTCATGAAGGAAGATGTGTCCGTCATGGGCTCGGACATGAGGCTCGCACCCTTCGGCGCTGGCCGAAGGGTGTGCCCCGGTAAGGCAATGGGCTTGGCAACGGTTCATCTCTGGCTTGCTAAACTTCTCCACCATTACATATGGGTTCCGGTGCAGCCTGTGGATCTTTCAGAATGCCTCAAGCTCTCTAATGAGATGAAAAACCCTTTAAGGTGCCAAGTGATTTGCAGATAG